One Thermus antranikianii DSM 12462 DNA segment encodes these proteins:
- the aspS gene encoding aspartate--tRNA ligase, whose amino-acid sequence MRRTHFAGSLREEHVGEEVVLEGWINRRRDLGGLIFLDLRDREGLVQLVAHPESPAYKEAERVRSEWVVRARGTVRLRPEPNPRLPTGKVEVALTSLEVLSEAKTPPFPVDAGWRGEEEKEVSEELRLRYRYLDLRRRKMQENLRLRHRVIKAIWDFLDREGFIQVETPFLTKSTPEGARDFLVPYRQQPGLFYALPQSPQLFKQMLMVAGFDRYFQIARCFRDEDLRADRQPDFTQVDLEMSFVEVEDILELNERLMAHVFREALGVELPLPFPRLTYQEALERFGSDKPDTRFGLELKEVGHLFRESAFQVFREAERVKALAVPKALSRKEIADLEELAKRYGAKGLAFARVEEGGFAGGIARFLEPVRQSLLEATEAGPGDTLLFVAGPAKIAATALGQVRLKLAEVLNLPREGFRFLWVVDFPLLEWDEERGQYTYMHHPFTSPHPEDLPLLDTDPGKVRALAYDLVLNGTEVGGGSIRIHDPALQAKMFQVLGIGEEEQREKFGFFLEALAYGAPPHGGIAWGLDRLLALMTASSSIREVIAFPKNKEGRDPLTGAPSPVSEEQLRELGLRVIAHG is encoded by the coding sequence ATGCGGCGCACCCACTTCGCCGGAAGCCTAAGGGAAGAACACGTGGGGGAGGAGGTGGTCCTCGAGGGGTGGATAAACCGCCGCCGGGACCTGGGGGGGCTCATCTTCCTGGACCTCCGCGACCGCGAGGGTTTGGTCCAGCTGGTGGCCCACCCGGAAAGCCCCGCCTATAAGGAAGCGGAGCGAGTCCGCTCGGAGTGGGTGGTGCGGGCCAGGGGCACCGTGCGCCTACGCCCGGAGCCCAACCCCCGTCTGCCCACCGGAAAGGTGGAGGTGGCCCTCACCTCCCTCGAGGTCCTCTCCGAGGCCAAAACACCCCCCTTCCCCGTGGACGCCGGCTGGCGGGGAGAGGAGGAAAAGGAGGTTTCCGAAGAGCTCAGGCTCAGGTACCGCTACCTGGACCTACGCCGGAGGAAAATGCAGGAAAACCTGCGCCTCCGCCATCGGGTCATCAAGGCCATCTGGGACTTCCTGGACCGGGAGGGTTTCATCCAGGTGGAAACCCCCTTCCTGACCAAAAGCACCCCGGAAGGGGCCCGGGATTTCCTGGTGCCCTACCGCCAGCAACCTGGCCTCTTCTACGCCCTCCCCCAGTCGCCGCAACTCTTCAAGCAAATGCTCATGGTGGCGGGTTTTGACCGCTACTTCCAAATCGCCCGCTGCTTCCGCGACGAGGACCTCCGGGCCGACCGCCAGCCCGACTTCACCCAGGTGGACCTGGAGATGAGCTTCGTGGAAGTAGAGGATATCCTGGAGCTTAACGAAAGGCTCATGGCCCACGTGTTTCGGGAAGCCCTGGGCGTGGAGCTTCCCCTCCCCTTCCCCCGCCTCACCTACCAGGAAGCTCTGGAACGCTTCGGCTCGGATAAACCCGACACCCGCTTCGGCCTGGAGCTCAAGGAGGTGGGGCACCTCTTCCGGGAAAGCGCCTTTCAGGTTTTCCGGGAAGCGGAAAGGGTAAAGGCCCTGGCGGTGCCCAAGGCCCTTTCCCGCAAGGAGATCGCCGACCTAGAGGAGCTGGCCAAACGCTACGGGGCCAAGGGCCTGGCCTTTGCCCGGGTAGAGGAGGGAGGATTCGCAGGCGGGATCGCCAGGTTTCTCGAGCCCGTGCGGCAAAGCCTCCTGGAGGCCACGGAAGCCGGTCCGGGGGACACCCTCCTCTTCGTGGCCGGGCCCGCCAAGATAGCGGCCACCGCCTTGGGGCAGGTGCGGCTTAAGCTGGCGGAGGTCTTAAACCTCCCTAGGGAAGGCTTCCGGTTCCTCTGGGTGGTGGACTTCCCCCTTTTGGAGTGGGACGAGGAAAGGGGCCAGTACACCTACATGCACCATCCCTTTACCAGCCCCCATCCCGAGGACCTACCCCTCTTGGACACCGATCCTGGGAAGGTGCGGGCCTTGGCCTACGACCTGGTGCTGAACGGCACCGAGGTGGGGGGCGGATCCATCCGCATCCACGACCCCGCTCTTCAGGCCAAGATGTTCCAGGTGCTGGGCATCGGGGAGGAAGAGCAGCGGGAAAAGTTTGGTTTCTTCCTAGAGGCCCTGGCCTACGGGGCCCCACCCCACGGCGGCATCGCCTGGGGCCTGGACCGCCTCCTGGCCCTCATGACGGCCAGCTCCTCCATCCGCGAGGTCATCGCCTTCCCCAAGAACAAGGAGGGTAGGGATCCCCTCACCGGAGCCCCAAGCCCGGTGTCCGAAGAACAGCTTCGGGAACTCGGCCTCAGGGTGATCGCCCATGGCTAG
- a CDS encoding response regulator transcription factor: protein MRILVVEDEPDIAEPVTLLLSREGYEVAWAPNLDSAWEEFLAAEPALLVLDVMLPEGEDAGFTFARQVREGGYSGSILFLTARDSLEDRVAGLDLGGDDYLVKPFALEELLARVRALLRRGAQHKGGRFQRGDLVVDLVARKAYWKGEEIGLTLKEFALLETLCLNPDRLFTPEELADRLFPGRDTAVRMVRIYIHRLRQKLAPEVVRTGAGGYGLGLPE, encoded by the coding sequence GTGCGCATCCTGGTGGTGGAGGACGAACCGGACATCGCCGAGCCCGTAACCCTGCTTTTGTCCCGGGAAGGGTATGAGGTAGCCTGGGCCCCCAACCTGGATTCGGCGTGGGAGGAGTTTTTGGCTGCCGAACCCGCTTTGCTGGTTTTGGACGTGATGTTGCCCGAAGGGGAGGATGCGGGGTTTACCTTTGCCCGTCAGGTGCGCGAGGGAGGGTATTCCGGCTCCATCCTCTTTCTCACAGCCCGGGATTCCCTGGAGGACCGGGTAGCCGGGCTAGACCTCGGAGGGGATGACTACCTGGTCAAGCCTTTCGCCCTGGAAGAGCTTCTCGCCCGGGTTCGGGCCCTTCTCCGCCGGGGAGCCCAGCACAAGGGGGGCCGTTTCCAGCGGGGGGATCTCGTGGTGGATCTGGTGGCGCGGAAGGCGTACTGGAAGGGAGAGGAGATCGGCCTGACCCTCAAGGAGTTTGCTTTGCTAGAGACCCTGTGCCTAAACCCCGATCGCCTTTTCACCCCCGAGGAGCTGGCCGATCGCTTGTTCCCGGGCCGGGATACGGCGGTAAGAATGGTGCGGATCTACATTCACCGCCTAAGGCAAAAACTCGCCCCAGAAGTGGTGCGCACGGGGGCAGGAGGGTATGGCCTGGGGCTTCCGGAATAG
- the asnS gene encoding asparagine--tRNA ligase, which produces MRVFIDEIAKYEGQEVELRGWLYQRRSKGKIHFLILRDGTGFLQATLFKGEVPEEVFEQTDHLPQETALKVHGLVRRDERAPGGFELSVRNLEVVSLPHGEYPIGPKEHGIDFLMDHRHLWLRHRRPFAVMRIRDELERAIHDFFAERGFLRFDAPILTPSAVEGTTDLFEVDLFDGEKAYLSQSGQLYAEAGALAFGKVYTFGPTFRAERSKTRRHLLEFWMIEPEVAFMTHEENMALQEELVSYLVGRVLTRRAKELEMLERDPKALEPAAEGNYPRLTYREAVALVNRLAEKDPQVPPLPYGEDFGAPHEAALSRQFDRPVFIERYPARIKAFYMEPDPENPELVLNDDLLAPEGYGEIIGGSQRIHDLELLRRKIQEFGLPEEVYHWYLDLRRFGSVPHSGFGLGLERTVAWICGLAHVREAIPFPRMYTRMWP; this is translated from the coding sequence ATGCGGGTCTTTATTGATGAGATCGCCAAATACGAGGGCCAGGAGGTGGAGCTCAGGGGCTGGCTCTACCAAAGGCGCTCCAAGGGCAAGATCCACTTCCTTATCCTCCGGGACGGCACGGGATTCCTGCAGGCCACCCTCTTCAAGGGGGAGGTACCGGAGGAGGTCTTTGAGCAGACGGATCACCTGCCCCAGGAAACCGCCCTGAAGGTCCATGGCCTGGTGCGGCGGGACGAGAGGGCCCCCGGGGGCTTTGAGCTTTCAGTGCGGAACCTCGAGGTGGTGAGCCTTCCCCACGGGGAGTATCCCATCGGTCCCAAGGAGCACGGCATCGACTTCCTCATGGACCACCGCCACCTGTGGCTCCGCCACCGCCGCCCCTTCGCGGTGATGCGCATCCGGGACGAACTGGAAAGGGCCATCCACGATTTCTTCGCCGAGCGGGGTTTCCTGCGGTTTGACGCCCCCATCCTCACCCCGAGCGCCGTGGAGGGCACCACCGACCTCTTCGAGGTGGACCTCTTCGACGGGGAAAAGGCCTACCTTTCCCAGTCGGGCCAGCTCTACGCCGAGGCCGGGGCCTTGGCCTTCGGCAAAGTCTACACCTTCGGCCCCACCTTCCGAGCGGAAAGGAGCAAAACCCGCCGCCACCTCCTGGAGTTCTGGATGATCGAGCCCGAGGTGGCCTTCATGACCCACGAGGAGAACATGGCCCTGCAGGAGGAGTTGGTGAGCTACCTGGTGGGCCGGGTTCTCACGCGAAGGGCCAAGGAGCTGGAGATGCTGGAGCGGGATCCCAAAGCCCTCGAGCCCGCCGCAGAAGGCAACTACCCCCGGCTCACCTACCGGGAGGCGGTGGCCCTGGTGAACCGGCTTGCGGAGAAGGACCCTCAGGTGCCGCCTCTGCCCTACGGGGAGGACTTCGGGGCCCCCCACGAGGCCGCCCTCAGCCGCCAGTTTGACCGCCCGGTCTTCATCGAGCGCTACCCCGCCCGGATCAAGGCCTTTTACATGGAACCCGACCCCGAGAACCCGGAGCTGGTCCTAAACGACGACCTCCTGGCCCCCGAGGGCTACGGGGAGATCATCGGGGGGAGCCAGAGAATCCACGACCTGGAGCTTCTACGCAGGAAAATCCAAGAGTTCGGCCTCCCGGAGGAGGTCTACCACTGGTATCTGGACCTGAGGCGCTTTGGCAGCGTGCCCCACTCGGGTTTCGGATTGGGCCTGGAGCGCACCGTGGCTTGGATCTGCGGCCTCGCCCACGTGCGCGAGGCGATTCCCTTCCCCCGGATGTACACCCGGATGTGGCCCTGA
- a CDS encoding TRAP transporter small permease subunit — translation MQTLLRLLNLIDALSLWTGRLAAWLTLLAVLILTAEVVRRYFFNAPTQWAHEVSTLLFGLLYVLAGAYALKEKAHVGVDVFYSRLSRKGQAWFNLLGFVFLTLFAGTLVVYGWKFFLASWQNREFSLANQAIPIFPFKLAIPLGAALLLLQGLANAIRDLLLLLGKEEDRAH, via the coding sequence ATCCAAACCCTGCTGCGCCTCCTCAACCTCATCGACGCCTTAAGCCTGTGGACAGGGCGGTTGGCTGCCTGGCTTACCTTGCTGGCGGTTCTCATCCTTACCGCCGAAGTGGTGCGGCGGTACTTCTTCAACGCCCCCACCCAGTGGGCCCACGAGGTGTCCACGCTTCTCTTTGGCCTCCTGTATGTGCTTGCTGGGGCTTACGCCCTGAAGGAAAAAGCCCACGTGGGTGTGGATGTTTTCTATAGCCGCCTTTCCCGCAAGGGACAGGCCTGGTTCAACCTCCTGGGCTTCGTCTTTTTGACGCTATTTGCTGGCACCCTGGTGGTGTATGGCTGGAAGTTCTTCCTGGCTTCCTGGCAGAACCGGGAGTTTTCCCTGGCCAACCAGGCCATCCCCATATTTCCCTTCAAGCTGGCTATCCCCCTGGGTGCCGCCCTGTTGCTCCTACAGGGTCTAGCTAACGCGATTCGGGACCTTCTCCTGCTTCTAGGAAAGGAGGAAGATCGTGCCCATTGA
- a CDS encoding PhzF family phenazine biosynthesis protein, with translation MARIPYVIVDAFASTPGAGNRVAIVLDARGMGLEEMRSLARRLGEPETAFVTEKQGTLFAVRFFTPSGEVEFSGHAAIALGLTLVRLGLAPEGTKRLFLHTPTEALPVEILYEAGEPRKALVRGPAPRFRDLPPYQVLKEVLEALGSDERYLHRGLPYGIAYTGLWSLFVPLIAPGVVDALEPEMKTLAELSHQLEVATVHAYAPMGPRSFYARDFAPILGIPEDPVTGSANAALGALLARAGVVPRREGRVALTIYQGHRLGNPGVVEVVVEYSPTGQPYGVQIGGEAVQVSAGEV, from the coding sequence ATGGCTAGGATTCCCTACGTGATCGTGGACGCCTTTGCCTCCACCCCGGGGGCCGGGAACCGGGTGGCCATCGTGCTGGACGCCCGGGGCATGGGCCTAGAAGAAATGCGAAGCCTAGCCCGGCGCCTGGGCGAACCGGAAACCGCCTTCGTAACGGAAAAGCAAGGGACCCTGTTCGCCGTGCGCTTCTTCACCCCTTCGGGAGAGGTGGAGTTCTCCGGCCACGCCGCCATAGCCCTGGGCCTTACCCTGGTGCGCCTGGGCCTAGCTCCCGAGGGCACCAAGCGGCTTTTCCTGCACACCCCCACGGAGGCCCTGCCGGTGGAGATCCTGTACGAGGCCGGAGAACCCCGCAAGGCCTTGGTGAGGGGTCCTGCCCCGAGGTTCCGGGATCTTCCCCCTTACCAGGTGCTCAAGGAGGTCCTCGAGGCCCTGGGCTCGGATGAGCGTTACCTGCACCGCGGCCTGCCTTACGGCATCGCCTACACCGGGCTTTGGAGCCTCTTCGTCCCCCTTATCGCCCCCGGGGTGGTGGATGCCCTGGAGCCAGAGATGAAGACCCTGGCCGAACTTTCCCACCAGCTGGAGGTGGCCACCGTCCATGCCTACGCCCCCATGGGCCCAAGGAGCTTCTACGCCCGGGACTTTGCCCCCATCCTGGGCATACCCGAAGACCCGGTGACGGGCTCCGCCAACGCCGCCCTGGGCGCCCTCCTGGCCCGGGCAGGGGTGGTGCCCAGGCGGGAAGGCCGGGTAGCCCTCACCATCTACCAGGGCCACCGCCTGGGCAACCCGGGGGTGGTGGAGGTGGTGGTGGAGTACAGCCCCACGGGCCAACCCTACGGGGTGCAGATCGGGGGGGAGGCGGTCCAGGTATCCGCTGGGGAAGTTTGA
- a CDS encoding sensor histidine kinase: MAWGFRNRLLLGVGVAVGISALAQLGLGYWVLLRAAEATVQRELLVFAQSLYQALDFTGPLPALKPEGYSFLLPFSRGRARVTREGRIYLSYGGPFPVPSPLGEHRAERGWMTQAWALPQGYALEVALPAPSLGYALGASLLAFPLALALALGITFLLLKGLLRPLGELARATEALSQERFPEPVPVPTGEDELVTLARSFNRMVEAVRAFLERERTFTRHAAHELRTPVAALRSQLEALERGLVSQEQALPRLKAQVSRLEGLLRDLLALARGEMTRERVGLKALLEELGREWPGLVLKVETEGKVWGPPDLLRQVVANLLTNAFRHGSPPVEVGLREEGEWLVLSVRDHGPGVPEARIPALGTPFHKGPSSSGSGLGLALVRHTVERLGGRVQWGNAHPGWRVVLWLPKEVS, encoded by the coding sequence ATGGCCTGGGGCTTCCGGAATAGGCTGCTCCTCGGGGTGGGGGTAGCGGTGGGAATCTCCGCCCTGGCCCAGCTGGGCCTGGGGTACTGGGTTTTGTTGCGCGCCGCTGAGGCAACGGTCCAAAGGGAGCTTCTGGTCTTTGCCCAAAGCCTTTATCAGGCTCTGGATTTTACCGGGCCCCTGCCCGCCCTTAAACCGGAGGGTTATAGCTTCCTCCTCCCCTTCTCCAGGGGTAGGGCGCGGGTAACGAGGGAGGGGCGAATCTACCTCAGCTATGGCGGTCCCTTTCCGGTTCCTTCCCCCTTAGGGGAGCACCGAGCGGAAAGGGGTTGGATGACCCAAGCCTGGGCCTTGCCCCAAGGGTACGCCCTGGAGGTGGCCCTTCCCGCCCCCAGTTTGGGGTATGCCCTCGGTGCGAGCCTTTTGGCCTTTCCCTTGGCCCTGGCCTTGGCCTTGGGGATCACCTTCCTGCTTCTCAAGGGTCTCCTCCGCCCTCTTGGGGAGTTGGCCCGGGCGACGGAGGCCCTTTCCCAGGAGCGCTTTCCCGAACCCGTGCCGGTTCCCACGGGGGAGGACGAGCTTGTCACCCTGGCCAGGAGTTTTAATCGCATGGTGGAGGCAGTGAGGGCTTTTTTGGAAAGGGAGCGCACCTTTACCCGGCATGCGGCCCATGAGTTACGGACGCCGGTGGCGGCTTTGCGTAGCCAACTGGAGGCCTTGGAGCGGGGTCTGGTATCGCAGGAGCAGGCCCTTCCCCGCCTGAAGGCGCAGGTTTCCCGCCTCGAGGGTCTGCTGAGGGACCTGCTGGCCTTGGCTCGGGGCGAGATGACCCGGGAGCGGGTGGGGTTGAAGGCCTTGTTGGAGGAGCTGGGGCGGGAATGGCCGGGTTTGGTTTTGAAGGTGGAGACGGAAGGGAAGGTATGGGGGCCTCCCGATCTTCTGCGCCAGGTGGTGGCGAACCTGTTGACCAATGCTTTTCGGCACGGCAGTCCCCCTGTGGAGGTGGGGTTAAGGGAGGAAGGGGAATGGCTGGTCCTTAGCGTGCGCGACCATGGTCCCGGGGTTCCGGAGGCCCGGATACCTGCGCTCGGTACCCCCTTTCACAAGGGACCCTCTTCTTCCGGTTCGGGCCTAGGCTTGGCCTTGGTGCGCCACACCGTGGAGCGGTTGGGTGGAAGGGTCCAGTGGGGAAACGCCCACCCCGGTTGGCGGGTGGTCCTATGGTTGCCCAAGGAGGTTTCATAA
- the hisS gene encoding histidine--tRNA ligase has translation MAVRGTKDLFGKELRLHQHIVATARRVLEAAGALELITPVFEETQVFEKGVGISTDIVRKEMFTFQDRGGRSLTLRPEGTAAMVRAYLEHGMKVWPQPVRLWMAGPMFRAERPQKGRYRQFHQVNYEALGSESPILDAEAVALLYESLKELGLRHLTVKLSSVGDPEDRARYNAYLREVLSPHREALSQDSQERLELNPMRILDSKSEQDQALLKELRIRPMLDFLGQEARTHLKAVERHLERLSVPYELDPTLVRGLDYYVRTAFEVHHAEIGAQSALGGGGRYDGLSELLGGPRVPGVGFAFGVERVALALEAEGFDLPEERGPDLYLIPLTEAAVAEAFYLAERLRPRLRVEYALTPKKPGKGVEEALKRGASFAGFLGEDELRMGEVTLKRLSTGEQVRLPQTEALGFLLSALA, from the coding sequence ATGGCCGTGCGCGGCACCAAGGATCTTTTCGGCAAAGAGCTAAGGCTCCACCAGCACATCGTGGCCACCGCCCGCCGGGTGCTGGAGGCAGCAGGGGCTTTGGAGCTCATCACCCCAGTGTTTGAGGAAACCCAGGTCTTCGAGAAAGGGGTGGGGATCTCCACCGACATCGTCAGGAAGGAGATGTTCACCTTCCAGGACCGGGGTGGGCGCTCCCTCACCCTGCGCCCTGAGGGCACCGCTGCCATGGTGCGGGCCTATCTGGAACACGGGATGAAGGTCTGGCCCCAGCCCGTGAGGCTCTGGATGGCGGGGCCCATGTTCCGGGCGGAGCGCCCCCAGAAGGGACGCTACCGCCAGTTCCACCAGGTGAACTACGAGGCCCTGGGCTCGGAAAGCCCCATCCTGGATGCGGAAGCCGTGGCGCTCCTGTATGAAAGCCTTAAGGAGCTCGGCTTGAGGCACCTCACCGTCAAGCTCTCCTCCGTGGGGGACCCCGAGGACCGGGCCCGCTACAACGCCTACCTACGGGAGGTCCTCTCCCCCCACCGGGAGGCCCTCTCCCAGGACTCCCAGGAGCGCCTGGAACTTAACCCCATGCGTATCCTAGACTCTAAGAGCGAGCAAGACCAGGCCCTCCTCAAGGAGCTCCGCATCCGGCCCATGCTGGACTTCCTGGGGCAGGAAGCCAGAACCCATCTGAAGGCGGTAGAACGCCACCTAGAAAGGCTTTCCGTGCCCTACGAACTGGACCCCACCCTGGTGCGGGGCCTGGATTACTACGTGCGTACCGCCTTCGAGGTGCACCACGCGGAGATCGGGGCACAAAGCGCCTTGGGGGGTGGGGGAAGGTACGACGGCCTATCTGAGCTCCTGGGGGGGCCGAGGGTACCCGGGGTGGGTTTCGCCTTCGGGGTGGAGAGGGTGGCCCTGGCCCTCGAGGCGGAAGGGTTTGACCTTCCCGAGGAAAGGGGCCCAGACCTCTACCTCATCCCCCTCACGGAAGCCGCCGTGGCCGAGGCCTTCTACCTGGCAGAGAGGCTGAGGCCTCGCCTGCGGGTGGAATACGCCCTTACCCCCAAGAAGCCGGGCAAAGGCGTGGAGGAAGCCTTGAAACGAGGCGCTTCCTTTGCTGGCTTTCTGGGGGAGGACGAGCTTAGAATGGGGGAGGTCACCCTAAAGCGGCTTTCCACGGGGGAGCAGGTTCGTTTACCCCAGACGGAAGCGTTGGGCTTCCTTCTTTCCGCCCTGGCCTGA
- the dctP gene encoding TRAP transporter substrate-binding protein DctP produces the protein MKENRRNFIRKLATGVAASSVFSPLAIAQAPRFRWRIQSAWDAGTVGYSLFQKFAERVKELTDGQIEIQTFPAGAVVGTFDMFDAVKTGVLDGMHPFTLYWAGRMPVTAFLSSYPLGLDRPDQWETWYYGLGGLELARKAYEEQGLFFVGPVQHDYNLIHSKKPIKSFEDFKGVKLRVPGGMIAEIFAAAGAATVLLPGGEVYPALERGVIDAADFVGPAVNYNLGFHQVAKYIIMGPPETPCIHQPVDLADITININRWRALPRNLQERFEAAVHEWSWIHYAGIQKANLETWPKYKAAGVQIIRLSTVDVRKFRRVAIPIWFKWAKQDKYTREAFASQLEYMKALGYVTDADIRGLSL, from the coding sequence ATGAAGGAGAACCGGAGGAACTTTATTCGCAAGCTGGCCACCGGTGTTGCGGCGAGCTCGGTGTTTAGCCCTCTGGCCATCGCCCAGGCCCCCAGGTTCCGCTGGCGCATCCAGTCGGCCTGGGACGCGGGAACCGTGGGCTATAGCCTGTTCCAGAAGTTCGCCGAGCGGGTCAAAGAGCTCACCGACGGCCAAATAGAGATCCAAACCTTCCCTGCCGGGGCAGTGGTGGGCACCTTTGACATGTTCGACGCCGTCAAGACCGGGGTCTTGGACGGCATGCACCCCTTTACCCTTTACTGGGCAGGGAGGATGCCCGTAACCGCCTTCCTTTCCTCCTATCCCCTGGGCCTGGACCGGCCTGACCAGTGGGAAACCTGGTACTACGGCCTGGGTGGCCTAGAGCTGGCCCGCAAAGCCTACGAGGAACAGGGACTCTTCTTTGTGGGCCCGGTCCAGCACGACTATAACCTCATTCATTCCAAGAAACCCATCAAGAGCTTCGAGGACTTCAAGGGAGTGAAGCTGAGGGTGCCCGGGGGCATGATCGCCGAGATCTTCGCCGCCGCCGGGGCTGCCACGGTGCTCCTGCCGGGTGGCGAGGTGTATCCCGCCTTGGAACGCGGGGTCATCGATGCGGCCGACTTTGTGGGCCCAGCGGTGAACTACAACCTGGGTTTCCACCAAGTTGCCAAGTACATCATCATGGGCCCACCCGAAACGCCCTGCATCCACCAGCCCGTGGACCTTGCGGATATCACCATCAACATCAACCGCTGGCGCGCCCTGCCCAGGAACCTTCAGGAGCGCTTTGAGGCAGCGGTTCACGAGTGGAGCTGGATCCACTACGCCGGCATCCAGAAGGCAAACCTGGAAACCTGGCCCAAATACAAAGCCGCGGGCGTGCAGATCATTCGCCTGTCCACGGTGGATGTGCGCAAGTTCCGCCGTGTGGCCATCCCCATCTGGTTCAAGTGGGCCAAACAGGACAAGTACACTCGGGAAGCCTTTGCCAGCCAGCTGGAGTACATGAAGGCCTTAGGGTACGTTACCGATGCGGACATCCGCGGCTTGAGCCTCTAG
- a CDS encoding HAD family hydrolase, producing the protein MVRLVFVDVDGTLVGKEGVPECVWPAVEALRAKGIRLSLITGRPGRGHALAYARRLDPMGLHVFESGAVVLAFSRDPHSPPTHPLLVEALPQEAAREAIRLARRLGLPLEGYTADGGFFIEGDSPLLKAHQELLGVVAEEADLLRLPTPLVRLQVLAEVHAPLGALMDPLPQELQAHVAESPRMPGVRFVSLTKRGVSKLSAARFVAESYGLTLAQCAMVGDGENDLELIQGVGLGIAMGNASPRVKKVAQRVVAPVEACGLAEALASLLPSQTP; encoded by the coding sequence ATGGTGCGGCTGGTCTTCGTGGACGTGGACGGCACCCTGGTGGGCAAGGAGGGGGTGCCCGAGTGCGTGTGGCCAGCGGTGGAAGCCTTAAGGGCCAAAGGCATCCGCCTAAGCCTTATCACCGGCCGGCCGGGCCGGGGGCACGCCCTGGCCTACGCCCGCAGGCTGGACCCCATGGGCCTCCACGTGTTCGAGTCGGGGGCAGTGGTCCTGGCGTTTTCCCGTGATCCCCACTCCCCTCCCACCCATCCCCTCCTGGTGGAAGCCCTGCCCCAGGAGGCGGCCCGGGAAGCCATCCGCCTGGCCCGCAGGCTCGGGCTTCCCCTCGAGGGCTATACCGCCGACGGGGGCTTCTTCATAGAGGGGGATAGCCCCCTCCTCAAGGCCCACCAGGAACTCCTAGGCGTGGTGGCCGAGGAAGCGGACCTGCTAAGGCTTCCTACCCCTTTGGTCCGCCTCCAGGTGCTGGCCGAGGTTCACGCTCCCCTGGGCGCCCTCATGGACCCCTTGCCCCAGGAACTCCAGGCCCACGTGGCGGAAAGCCCCAGGATGCCCGGGGTGCGCTTCGTCTCCCTGACCAAGCGGGGGGTGAGCAAGCTCTCGGCCGCCCGCTTTGTGGCGGAAAGCTACGGCCTGACCCTGGCCCAATGCGCCATGGTGGGGGACGGGGAAAACGACCTGGAACTCATCCAAGGAGTAGGCCTGGGCATCGCCATGGGGAACGCTTCGCCCCGGGTCAAGAAGGTGGCCCAACGGGTGGTGGCTCCCGTGGAGGCGTGCGGTTTGGCGGAGGCTCTTGCCAGCCTATTACCCAGCCAAACGCCTTAA